One Anaerolineae bacterium DNA window includes the following coding sequences:
- a CDS encoding FAD-binding protein, with protein MSDRKRTSRRRFIAGTAVAGAGALATVTSRAAAQTPTPTAEATGTPGQQYDVVVAGSGLGGLAAALAAAQEGASVLLIEASQETGGTALFSGGAIHVWGAETFEDLQRRVPLLDPKLGRVLMENYSDTLEWLRATDVEWPEMSPALTIALGENSLSIGDTYEQKRETIDQWVQAIEAAGGEVLTGMRAVSLIQDDDRRVTGLRVADASDEYSDIMAGMAVILATGAFPANPEMMVKYYGPFADLAVIRAVPYNKGDAMLMGEEIGARMSRAIATYYGHLQAWPPIVPQDEESYEQFDKQLLRELMGAVQGYEPSSVLVNMHGRRFVDESLGDDIANQELIFQPLARGFMIVDSAMAVSTANLELLEENGGVVLAADSLDELVQMIAEYGIDSTTLMSTLDEYNQAIEEGTASELSPARSGNLQGLLQPPFYAVQVAPGVSASYGGLMINENGQVLGRNMHPIPGLYAAPHAAGGIFYRDYGGSLALCTVFGRIAGMSAAREGSAAAMAKAVGGL; from the coding sequence ATGTCAGACAGGAAGAGGACCTCACGTAGGCGGTTCATCGCGGGTACGGCCGTGGCCGGGGCGGGGGCCCTGGCGACGGTCACCAGCCGAGCAGCGGCCCAGACTCCCACACCAACCGCAGAAGCCACGGGCACGCCGGGGCAGCAGTATGATGTGGTGGTGGCCGGATCCGGCCTGGGCGGGCTGGCGGCGGCCTTGGCAGCCGCCCAGGAAGGGGCCAGTGTGCTCTTGATCGAGGCATCTCAGGAGACCGGCGGCACGGCCCTGTTCTCGGGTGGTGCCATCCACGTCTGGGGGGCGGAAACGTTCGAGGACTTGCAGAGACGGGTGCCGCTGCTCGATCCCAAGCTTGGGCGGGTGCTGATGGAGAACTACTCTGACACTCTGGAGTGGCTTCGTGCCACCGATGTCGAGTGGCCGGAGATGAGCCCGGCTCTCACTATAGCGCTGGGCGAGAACTCGCTGAGCATCGGGGATACGTACGAGCAGAAGCGTGAGACGATTGACCAGTGGGTTCAGGCGATCGAGGCGGCTGGCGGCGAAGTCCTCACTGGCATGCGAGCGGTCTCGCTCATCCAGGACGACGACCGTCGGGTGACGGGGCTGCGCGTGGCCGACGCCAGTGATGAGTACAGTGACATCATGGCCGGTATGGCCGTGATCCTAGCGACGGGTGCTTTCCCCGCCAACCCCGAGATGATGGTGAAGTACTACGGCCCCTTTGCAGACCTGGCGGTCATCCGGGCGGTGCCTTACAACAAGGGCGACGCCATGCTCATGGGCGAGGAGATCGGTGCCCGAATGAGCCGGGCAATCGCCACCTATTACGGTCACCTGCAGGCCTGGCCACCGATAGTTCCTCAGGATGAGGAGAGCTATGAGCAGTTCGATAAGCAACTCCTCAGGGAGCTGATGGGAGCGGTGCAGGGCTACGAGCCCAGCAGCGTGCTGGTGAACATGCACGGGCGGCGCTTCGTGGACGAGTCGCTCGGAGATGACATCGCCAACCAGGAGCTGATCTTCCAACCCCTGGCGCGGGGGTTCATGATCGTGGACTCCGCCATGGCTGTTTCCACCGCGAACCTAGAGTTGCTGGAGGAGAACGGCGGCGTAGTGCTCGCGGCAGACAGCCTGGATGAGCTGGTCCAGATGATTGCTGAGTACGGAATCGACTCGACTACTCTGATGAGCACTCTGGACGAGTACAACCAGGCCATCGAGGAAGGCACGGCGAGCGAGCTGTCGCCGGCCCGTTCCGGCAACCTGCAGGGACTGCTCCAGCCGCCCTTCTACGCCGTTCAGGTAGCGCCAGGCGTGAGCGCCAGCTACGGTGGGCTCATGATCAACGAGAACGGCCAGGTGCTGGGCCGGAACATGCACCCGATCCCTGGCCTGTACGCGGCGCCGCACGCTGCCGGCGGCATCTTCTACCGCGACTACGGTGGGTCGCTCGCCCTATGTACCGTGTTTGGCCGGATCGCTGGCATGAGCGCGGCCAGGGAAGGGAGCGCTGCTGCGATGGCGAAGGCGGTTGGCGGCCTCTAG
- a CDS encoding response regulator, translated as MGNSVGEARRQAESPDVAQARLESVRIAALATAVASLCGRWVAMAQRFPDGGLLLGLTALLLVSLLAYSLASQRPTAAALILAVAMSGFAFLLARVFAEPLAACLLAFPAILLGGLFGPLALILAAPLSAAVTLMAVAGTPGGGLAALSVFASIVATWVVMLPLHQRLGWAWRTSVQSIQLTEQLRHQKAKLGITVKALELSNHLLQRTNYELTVAEQEANEARASKEQFAATISHELRAPLNIILGFADIMHHSPEVYGDVAWTPTLRRDVAEIHRNARYLADFTNDIVDLAASEKPRLSLRCEITDLGELVEEVMPLARALLHDKAVTLNTSVPPNLPRLLLDRMRIRQVLLNLLTNAIRFTDSGEITVRLGQPQPAEVEILVRDTGPGIPPEELQAVFREFYQSDSHAGLKGQGKGLGLAIAKHLVQLHGGRIWAESQPGHGATFHVTLPVVARGLSRSVRTPLPAGQRPHGRGAVVVATEGRAVRSPDVLSEGWQVVQAASEEELALRVDEMHPDVLVLEGPDSGEGRAIARAFPSIPVLAWEYGGDGEVLKQASFREVLHKPVTAPQLLEALARALPEAHGRVLLIDDDRAFVQLVLRMLRAHEAPYQVRCAYTGAGGLERAREQAPDVVLLDLRLPDADGLDVARELRKIAGLAETPIILVTAALPPSDRAAAALHVYKGDGLSSQEIAQLMDGVLQVLHADYVHGVRQRSS; from the coding sequence ATGGGGAACAGTGTCGGCGAAGCACGGCGCCAAGCGGAGTCGCCGGACGTGGCTCAGGCTCGGCTGGAATCGGTGCGCATAGCGGCCCTGGCGACGGCCGTGGCAAGCCTGTGCGGCCGCTGGGTGGCCATGGCCCAGCGCTTCCCAGACGGGGGGCTCCTGCTGGGGCTGACGGCGCTACTCCTGGTCTCTCTCCTGGCCTACTCCCTGGCGTCGCAGCGCCCCACTGCTGCCGCGTTGATCCTGGCAGTGGCCATGAGCGGCTTCGCCTTCCTCCTGGCACGGGTGTTTGCCGAGCCTTTGGCCGCCTGCCTGCTCGCTTTCCCCGCTATTCTCCTCGGCGGCCTGTTCGGTCCGCTGGCCCTGATCCTAGCGGCGCCGCTGTCGGCCGCGGTGACTCTGATGGCCGTCGCCGGTACCCCCGGCGGTGGGCTCGCGGCTCTGAGCGTGTTCGCTTCGATCGTCGCTACCTGGGTCGTCATGCTACCGCTCCACCAGCGGCTCGGTTGGGCGTGGCGCACCAGCGTCCAGTCCATCCAGTTGACGGAGCAGCTGAGGCACCAGAAAGCCAAGCTTGGCATCACGGTCAAAGCTCTGGAGCTCAGCAACCACCTGCTCCAGCGCACCAACTACGAGCTTACGGTCGCCGAGCAGGAGGCGAATGAAGCCAGGGCGAGCAAGGAGCAGTTCGCCGCCACCATCAGCCACGAGTTGCGGGCTCCTCTCAACATAATACTGGGTTTCGCCGACATCATGCACCACTCGCCGGAGGTCTACGGCGACGTCGCCTGGACCCCCACTCTGCGCCGAGATGTGGCTGAGATTCACCGCAATGCTAGGTACCTGGCCGACTTCACCAATGACATCGTGGATCTGGCGGCCAGCGAGAAGCCGCGCCTGTCGCTGCGTTGCGAGATAACCGACCTGGGCGAGTTGGTCGAGGAGGTGATGCCGCTCGCTCGGGCGCTGTTGCATGACAAGGCTGTAACGCTGAACACATCCGTCCCCCCGAACCTACCCCGTCTGCTTCTGGACCGCATGCGGATCCGACAGGTGCTGCTCAATCTGCTCACGAACGCGATCCGATTCACTGACTCTGGGGAGATAACGGTGCGGCTCGGGCAGCCGCAGCCGGCTGAGGTGGAGATCCTGGTTCGGGATACTGGTCCGGGGATACCGCCGGAGGAGTTGCAGGCCGTCTTCCGGGAGTTCTATCAGTCTGACAGCCATGCCGGTCTGAAAGGGCAGGGCAAGGGGTTGGGGTTGGCCATCGCCAAGCACTTGGTTCAGTTGCATGGCGGGCGCATCTGGGCCGAGAGCCAGCCAGGGCACGGCGCCACCTTCCACGTCACCCTGCCGGTGGTGGCCAGGGGGCTCTCGCGCTCGGTACGCACCCCTCTACCGGCCGGCCAGCGCCCCCACGGCCGCGGGGCGGTGGTTGTTGCCACCGAGGGTCGGGCGGTCCGGTCACCCGATGTGCTCTCGGAGGGCTGGCAAGTGGTCCAGGCCGCGTCGGAGGAGGAGCTGGCGCTGCGGGTGGATGAGATGCACCCGGACGTGCTGGTGCTTGAGGGCCCCGACTCAGGCGAAGGCCGGGCGATCGCGCGGGCCTTTCCCTCCATTCCGGTGCTAGCCTGGGAGTACGGCGGCGACGGAGAGGTACTGAAGCAGGCATCGTTTCGCGAGGTACTGCACAAGCCCGTCACGGCCCCACAGTTGCTCGAGGCCCTGGCCCGAGCGCTACCGGAGGCGCACGGCCGTGTGCTCCTGATTGACGACGATCGGGCCTTTGTGCAACTCGTCCTTCGTATGCTGCGGGCCCACGAAGCACCTTACCAGGTGCGTTGCGCCTACACTGGCGCTGGCGGACTCGAGCGCGCTCGGGAGCAGGCTCCGGACGTCGTGCTCCTGGACCTGCGCCTGCCCGACGCCGACGGCCTGGATGTTGCCCGCGAGCTGCGGAAGATCGCGGGCTTGGCCGAGACGCCGATCATCCTGGTCACGGCGGCTCTTCCGCCGAGTGACCGGGCAGCGGCGGCCCTTCACGTGTACAAGGGCGATGGGCTCTCATCCCAGGAGATAGCCCAGTTGATGGACGGAGTGCTGCAAGTTCTGCACGCCGACTACGTGCACGGCGTGAGGCAGCGTTCCAGCTGA
- the serS gene encoding serine--tRNA ligase — MLDINLIRERPDYVKGELKKLNTEAPIDEILELDERRRALVAQVDELRSQRNSLSREIGRTRDQEARQPLVERVRGINAEIELHESELSQTEERLHRLMLEVPNMPDESVPVGKDESENVVVRTWGKPRQFDFEPKPHWELGLQLGIIDFERGVKISGTRFYVLVGAGARLQRALISWMLDLHVRRHGYTEVYPPYLVRGDCLVGTGQLPKFGENLYKDHEEDLWMIPTAEVPVTNLYRDEILEPGRLPIHLVAYSACFRREKMSAGRETRGLKRGHQFDKVEMVKFCAPEESAAELDSLIRNAEEVAELLEIPYRIIQMCTGDLSFTAAAKFDVEMWAPGSQEWLEVSSCSNFKDFQARRAGIRYRPEEGARPQFVHTLNGSGLALPRTVIAVMENYQQADGSIVVPEVLRPFMGGQEIITGP; from the coding sequence GTGCTGGACATCAACCTGATTCGCGAACGTCCGGATTATGTAAAGGGAGAGCTGAAGAAGCTCAATACGGAGGCCCCCATTGACGAGATACTCGAGCTCGATGAGCGCCGCCGCGCCCTCGTCGCCCAGGTAGACGAGCTGCGCTCCCAGCGCAACTCCCTCTCCCGCGAGATCGGACGCACCCGCGACCAGGAGGCACGGCAGCCCCTCGTCGAACGCGTGCGTGGGATCAACGCCGAAATCGAGCTACATGAGTCTGAACTGTCCCAGACCGAGGAGCGCCTCCACCGCTTGATGCTGGAGGTGCCCAACATGCCTGACGAATCAGTGCCCGTAGGCAAGGATGAGTCGGAGAACGTGGTGGTGCGCACCTGGGGCAAGCCGCGCCAGTTCGACTTCGAGCCCAAGCCTCACTGGGAGCTAGGTCTTCAGCTGGGCATCATTGACTTCGAGCGGGGAGTCAAGATCTCTGGCACCCGGTTCTATGTGCTCGTGGGCGCCGGAGCCCGGCTGCAGCGAGCGCTCATCTCCTGGATGCTCGACCTTCACGTCCGACGCCACGGCTACACCGAGGTCTATCCCCCGTACTTGGTCCGAGGCGACTGCCTCGTAGGCACTGGCCAGCTCCCCAAGTTCGGCGAGAACCTCTATAAGGACCACGAAGAGGACCTCTGGATGATACCCACCGCCGAGGTGCCGGTCACCAACCTCTACCGGGACGAGATCCTGGAGCCAGGAAGACTGCCCATTCACCTGGTGGCGTACTCCGCCTGCTTCCGGCGAGAGAAGATGTCAGCCGGCCGGGAGACCCGTGGCCTCAAGCGAGGTCATCAGTTCGACAAGGTGGAAATGGTGAAGTTCTGCGCTCCAGAGGAATCGGCGGCCGAGCTAGACTCGCTCATCCGCAACGCCGAAGAAGTGGCCGAGCTGCTCGAGATCCCCTACCGCATCATACAGATGTGCACCGGCGACCTAAGCTTCACCGCCGCCGCCAAGTTCGACGTGGAGATGTGGGCGCCGGGCTCCCAGGAGTGGCTGGAGGTATCAAGCTGCAGCAACTTCAAGGACTTCCAGGCCCGGCGGGCCGGCATCCGCTACCGCCCCGAGGAAGGGGCGCGTCCCCAGTTCGTCCACACCCTCAACGGCTCCGGTCTCGCCTTGCCCCGCACCGTCATCGCCGTGATGGAGAACTACCAGCAGGCAGACGGCAGCATCGTCGTCCCCGAAGTGCTGCGCCCCTTCATGGGTGGCCAGGAGATCATCACCGGGCCCTAG